CGGAACGAGTGTGTGAATGTGTGCCACTTGGAGGGGGCCGGGGCATGGGCACGGACACGGGTCAGGTCAGCCGCTGAGGAGCTCGGACCGGGCACTGGCAGCTAGGCAGGTGGGGCTCAGACGGCAGCCAGTCCCCACCCCATATCCAGgcgcttcccctcctctcccagtcCCGGTCTCCCTGGGTGGGTTTGGGCCCCGTGGCTAGTTCTGGACAACTGTCTGTGAGAGGAGTGATGGCTGCCGATGGGGGACGGGTTGATTCAGACTTGACGGGTCTCCGCTCCCTGCTGTGGATTCCAGCGGTGAAGCCCTAAAATGCGgccggggttggggtggggggcggtcccAGACCTTCATCAGACTTGATGATCAGTAAACTTTCTTGTGCTCAGCCTCGGAGATGTGGGGTTGTTTGCTGAGGCAGTTAATGCTAACTGCCCGCCGCATATGGTACTACTGTGATTTCTGCTGATAGAGGCCAAGTCAGTGGCTGTGATCACATGGCTCCTAGGTGGGCAGAGCTGGAACCCACACCCAGGTCTGACTCACACGGCCGGTTTTTAGAAACTGTGCTTCCTTCACCTCATGACGGCCTACCCTCAAGCTCTGCTATCACACTGATGATCTCAAGAAGATGTCCAGCAGGGACAGCCAGCTGAGCAGCTGGGACAGTCAGAACTCTTGGCGGGTCCAGTGTGAAATCCTGCCATTCTGGATTGCACCGGGCACTTGCAACACTCGTCTTCCTTCTGCCGGTGCTGGTGGATCAGGACAAGCAAGACACAAGGGAGAAGTGACAGCTTGCCCCACCGTGGCAGAGGACTGTAGCCGGGACTGGAACCTTCCTTGTGCAGATGGGACGCACAAGGGAAGAATTCCCCCAGCATCACTGCCTCACGCTCAGCTCCTCCCTGCCTGGTCCCCAACCCAGAAAGGCTGTATTGCACACCATAAGCCTCAGAATGAGACTTATACTTGAATctctgctctgccacttactggctctgtgaccttgggtaagtcactttgcttctctgagcctcggtttgcTCATCTGTACGGGGGGGATAACAATATTCATTTCTCATGGGATGGACTAAGGCATTAGAGGTAACGGATGTAAGGTGCTCAGCACCGTGCTTGGTACATGTAAGCTTGGTATGATCCAAGGCAGGCTCTCTTTCTCCTGAGGAAGATTAGGGGGCTACCAGAGGAGAGGGACTCAATGTATAGATTCACAGATTGCTTGTGTGTTTATTTGCAAATGggagacatacacacacagatacaacTTGGGGACATTTCAGGAAACTTGGAGCAGGGAATGGCTCTTCGCTGTCCCGCTCGTGTCTGGGCTCCCTCCTGATTCAAACTGAGTTCTTTAGAAAACGGCTTCTGACACTTCCTTGTTGGGAAGCCTGTGGGTACTGGGCTCTCACTGCCTCTCACGTTTAAATCTGCCTGTCTCACTGGGCTGTGGACAAAGGGCTGTGAGCCTTGGCTCAGTCATTCACATCCAGGCCAAATTCTGGATACAGTTCCTTGGTGGTGACACCTCGGATCACggctaaaaggaaagaaagaagcaagaacgCATGTTGCTTGGAAGTTGTGGAAGGGAGAAGGGTCAAAGGCCTGACCGACCCAGGACCCACTCCTGGCCCTCCCCGCTGTTCCCCTAGTTGGCTGACATATCCTCTTGCTACTCCTTCCAGACCCTACCACTGTGGGCTCTGCTTGGTCACCCCAAACTAGACTTACTGAACCCTTACCCCACTTCACAGAGGAGTCAAACAAAGCACCCTGGGACTCCACACAGAGCAGCTACAGCCACCTGCTGAAAAGGCAAATTTATATTTCCATCGCCCCTGGGGACTGCTGAAAACCCTTACTCCTTAGTCCGGCCGACGGGTCATGCCCGGGTCATCTGGCGGCgccactcctcctgctccctcaaaGACCCTTTCTTCCTCCCAGGGGAAGGGGTCTCCTGAGAGGCCTATCCTGACCACCTTAgctcctccctaccccccaccctgtTCACACCTCAAtattcttctccatctctggCCTTTGTTTCCCTCATACCActtaacacattttataattcCTCTCTTCGTGCTCCTTTACTTACTGacctttccccacccctcccccaatacCAAAACCTAAGTCAAATGAGAACGGGGTCCTTTAAGTGTCTGGTTCACTAGGGTGCCCCACACCCTGCAGAGCAGTGCAGAGCtctggtgctcagtaaatgtcactTCAGAGGAGCGGCTGCTCTGTCCTCTCCAGGTCCCAGGCCAAGAAAGACGGGTCTCAAGCTAGGTTCCATCTTCCAAGAGCTGATGCGCTTAACCACCAGGCTACAGTGCCCTCACCTCCCTTTCTCCTTGGAGCCTGATCACCCTCCTTTCTCCATCTGTATTTCCCTCCTCCTGttgtcccctttccttccttgggACCCAGTCCCCACTGCAACAGAGAAGCCCTCCCCGACACAGACTCCCAGATGCTGACGGGCAATTCTACAGGAAGTGCTAAACTCCCGCAGCGACCAGGCAGATGTCCCAGCCCCGCACCCTGTCCCACACAGTCACTGGCTGCTGAACGCTGGAGTGCCCACTGACCCCAGCCAGGTGACCGGACTGAGGCCATCCATGCCTTCACTTCCTCCAAACTGGACTGTCCTAACCAACCCAGGCACACAGGTGTCTGTGCCTTGGCCGAGCCCTCTGGATAGCCAGACTGTGTTCAAGGAAGAACAAAATACTTCTTGAAGTCACAGAGTCCCCCTTCTGTGATCTTCTGCCTCTGGAGCAAGTCAGCCACTTAAGGCTGAGTAGGCCCCAGAAGAGCAGGAACCACAGCCCTCAATCTAGCAGGTAGGCAAGTTCATGTTCAAACCTGCCTGGGGCACTGAAGCGGGCTCTACACTTGAGCGAAGAAATCTCAGGGACTCCTGCAAGAGCTGTACAGCTGCACTGGGGCATTCGGGGAGGGGCCAGCTGAGGAGGATCGGAAGGCTGGCAAGTTACAGGGCCCAGGGGCAAAATCCAGACATCCCGGGGAATGCAGACTCCTTCCCTCCGAGCCTTGGTGCTCCTCTGGGGTCCTGTTGCTCACCTAGTTTGCCTAGCAGCATCTGGCCTACATCCTTGATGTCATTATACTCGTGGAGCTGGGAGATGTGGTCCTCCAGTTCATCCACACTGTAGCctctggggtgaggggtggagagagagagagactatctTTAAGAAAGCTGAGGAGAGGGGctctcgggtggctcagtgggttaagcctctgcctttggctcaggtcatgatctcagggtcctgatatccagccccgcatcaggctctctgctcagtggggagcctgcttccccctctgcctgcctctctgcctacttatgttctgtgtcaaataaatacataaaatcttaaaaaaaaaaaaagaaagaaagaaagctgaggagagggacacctggatggctcagttggttaagcgtctgcctttagctcgggtcatgatcccagggtcctgggatcgagtcccgcgtcagtctccctgctcagcgaggagcctgcctctctgccactgtccccacttgtgttctctttctctctctgacagataagtaaataaatctttattaaattaaataaaaaaaaagaaagctaaggaGGATCCAAGGTTCAGAGAGTAACAAGGcatctatttaaagattttatttatttattcatcagagagagagcgagcgagcacacaagcagggcagcagcaggcagagagggaagcagactccccactgagcaaggagctggcacaggacttgattccaggaacctgagatcaggacctgagctgaaggcagatgcttaactgactgagccaccagctgTCCCACAAGGCATCTATTGAACTAATAttcacgggatgcctgggtggctcagttgggtaaatgtttgcctttggcccaggtcctgatctcatgatcctggaatctgtgctcaggctctgtgctcagtggagagtctgcttctccctctgcctgccactccccctgcttgtactctctctctggcaaataaataagatcttaaaaaatacacacacacacatacccacacaaggggcacctgggtggctcagtggattaagcctttgccttcggctcaggtcatgatctcggggtcctgggatcaagccccacatcaggctctctgcttcccccccccctctctgcctacttgtgatctctgtcatgtaaataaagaaaaatcttaaaaaaacaaaaaaccacaaatgttCACTAAGGACCCACTATGGACAAGACAGACCCTACCCTCAGGAGGCAAATCTCCCTGTGCCCTGGGGGAACAGTTCCCAGCCACACTGGTGCTATGTGACCCTGGCCATCGCAGGGGGATTCACAGATGGGCACATGGGCGGCTAGTCAGATCCCCTCCTGCGTGAAATGCACATTCAAAGACTGCTCAGTCTGTGCCACATGGCTGGAGCAAGAGCCGTGAGAAAGTCCAGGAGCTGGGGAAGAGCCGGCTTCCCCCAAGCCCTGGAGAGCCCACCTGTAGAGAGAGAATGGAGGTGGTGTGcagacagaagcagaggcagagaaggaccagaagcagagacagagatggattGAGAGGGCGATAACCTCTGTTCCAGACAGCTTTCCATTCCCTTGTTCCTGCTCCTCCTGGGTCTGACCACCCCCTACCCGAGAGAGGCTGCTGAGATACATTGAATCCCTCCACAGGACACAGTCCTGGTTTTACACTAAGCTAGTGTGGCTGGGTTTCAGTTACCGGGCCCGGGGTTAAAAGTTATCTTAAGCATGCTGAGGAACCCAAAGAGACTTACTCAGATATTAACTGAACGATCTCCTGGTCCAGCAGGTCCctcttttccttcagtttctgaaTGTCAAGGTGCAGAGACTCCTCACCGGCCCCATCAGCCTGGCCAGACTTGGGGGATGGCCGCTGAGTGGCACACAAAGTCATTAGCCAGAGTGACCCATTATCCACAATTCAGAACCTACACATTGTTTTCAACAACCACTGCCCCACCTTCTGCTTGGTGACCAATACCCCGTACCCACAATAAGATTACACTGCCCTGCTGCCCTTGGAATTAGATGTAGCCCTCCAAGTTCTGGCAACTAGAAGTTAATCAGAAATTATGTATGCAACATCTGAGAATTGTCCTTCCAGCGAGAGGGTACGCCTTTCTCTggcctgtcttcctcctccctgctggcTGGGATGTGGATGTAATCAAAGAGCTGAACAATGTTTTGGGCCATAGGTAGAACCATGTTGAAGGTGCAGTGGAACAAGACAGAGGCCTGGGTTTAGGCCAGcattatttggggttttctttcaGTCCTAGCCACACCTAGTCCTAATTAAAGGGCCCATCCTGGCCCCAAATCAGACCTCAGATGCTCAAGTCTGTGATGTCATTGGGCTTATAATTCCATTGGGTAACAATCCCCTTCCCCCGGGGCTGCAGTTCATCTTTGCCCTCTCTGCCCCtaaataattatgtttttccTCCAGATATCTCATTTAAAGCTCTACTCACACTTCATCAGGAAGGCCTTCGCAGACCACCCCGCCTAAAATGGTCACTCCTCAGTGGCTCACTATTCTTTTGTCCTGATATTTTCTAACACCCATCACCACTTGACATATACATTTCATTAATAATATTCTGTTCATTGTCAGCCTTATGCCCCTGGAGTGTAAACCCCACGAGGGCAGGACAGAGTTTTGTTCACTGTGTCCccaacagggcctggcacatagtagatactcaataaaatgtgtcagggacgcctgggtggctcagttggttaagtatctgcctttggctgaggtcatgatcccagggtcctgggactgagtcctgatTCGGGCTcccttctcggcagggagcctgcttctccctctcccactgcctgccactctgcctgcttgtgctctctctctctgataaataaataaatcttaaaaaaaaaaacccgaaagcgggggcgcctgggtggctcagtgggttaaagcctctgccttcggctcaggtcgtgatcccagggtcctgggattgagtcccgattcgggctctctgctctgcggggagtctgcttcctcctctctctccgcctgcctctctgactacttgcgatctcagtctgtcaaataaataaataaataaaatcttaaaaaaaaaacccaccaaaaacgTGTcagatgaatgggtgaatgacAAATAATTAATGAACTAACGACAAGCCTGAAAAAGTGCTTTTCAGGTGAAGTACAGTGTGCCAAGGGAGTGTCTCAGCAACTGGAATGAGTCAGAAGTGGGGGTGAGGCTTCCCTGGGGGACCTCTAAAGGATGAGCAGGCACCACCTTGCTAAAGAGCTGGAAGGAAGAGTATTCCAGAAAGGGACAGTATAACCAAATGGCAAAGGCAGGAGAGAGCACGTGCCTCTGAGGGAATGAGAGTGGTTTCTGTGTGGGGTGGGACAGGTGAGGGAGGGGATCCTGGTCTTTTCAAAACCAACCACTTGTGGTGCTGTCAGCaaggaggagagacagagccCATTGGGAGAGCCTGGGGTACCACCAGAAAATGCCAGGACAGGGCTTCTTCTTTGAAGCTTGGTGGGCAGGGAGGATGAAAAGGGGAAGGACTGAGAAATGACCTGGAGTTTCTCAGCAGAACAAGGTCTGCTGGGGGAAGGTTTGAAGAGGGCTGGGGTGGGTCAGCTACTGTTGGGGATAGAGGCGGGGCTGGGATGAGAAGGGAGGGGTGCATAGACATACTCACAGGGGATCGGAAGGTCCCGCGGCAACTTTTGGAAAGTCCTGGCTGAGTCCTGGAGAGGAATCCGAGGGGAAAATGCCGATTGAGCCTAGAGTCGGCTCTGGGTGGaaaggggtgtgtgggtggtgtGGGAGGTTAGGAGTTGGGAAAGGGGTTAGTTATGGTCCGTTATCAGGGTAGGGATCCTCAAGGAAGGGGAGACTCTGAGAGGGGGAGTGTGTGGAGGGCTAGATGGGGGTTTCCGGAAGTGATCTCTGGGATGGGAGAGTCTGGGGCAGGGCCATGGGGAGTCCGGAAGGGGACTATGAAGGGATGCCCTTTCGCCCTGCCCTCCGCTCCTTGCCCACCTCCGGAGCCCTGGTGTCCGAGGCCCCCGTCTCGGAGGAGGATGTAGTGCAGGAGGGTCCAGGGCGAGGGCGGAAGAGCAGCCCCTCAGGCCCGCCATGTATTTAGAATCTTATGACGGAGGCCGGGAACGGTCAGATGGGGAGACGTGCGCGCGCAACCTGCCACCTcaagccccgcccctccctcgAGGTGGGCGGAGACAGCGGCTGCGCGCGCAGCTTTTATTGTGACTCCGCCTGTCCCTAGGGGCCCGCGGCCGTCTGACCACGCCccctttcctttcatctttctctctgGCCAATAGGATTCAAGTATTGGGGCCACGCCCACCCAGCTGCTGCTTAGAATCTCCGGGTCCCTCCTTTTCTGGCTCAGTCGCACACCGGCGCTTTTGACCAGCGGAAGCAATTCCGCAGTGGTTGACGGAACTTGGTGATGTggcccccattcccctccccctgtACCGGAATGTCGGAAGAAACCCGACAGAGCAAATTGGCAGCTGctaagaaaaaggtaaaatgtgCCGAGTCGCGGCTCCCTGACCCAGCCAAAGGCCTCTCCGACGGCCGGGCCGTGGCCAGAGTCTGTGCTGCCCCTGAGACACACAGGGCGAGCCCCTCGGCGCCCCTTGGCGCTCCCCCTCCCAAAGTCTTCTCAGCCAGTCCCGCCCCCCCGGCAGCCCAGCCCCCGCCCTCGCCCTCGCCCGTCGCCCCTGGGTGACTTTGGGCCGGTGACCCACGGGATCCTCGCTCCGGGGTTGGCCCTCGCCTTCTGCCACCCAGAACTAGAGGACCGGACTCCCCTGGCCGGTCCGGGTCTCGGAGGACCTCGGTCCCggccctgctttcccctcccccaccgcggAGCGGCGACTCGGGCGTCGGTAGGGAGGAGTGGAATGTAGTTACGTCACAATCCCCCTGGGAACTGTCATTAGCGCCACGAGCCCGGTGTTTGATCTTACTACCCAGTCCCCCAGTGTTTTCATACCCTTTCCGGTCGCGCACAAATATCCAGATTAAAGGGGATTGGGGACTATGGGACCTAGGTGGGAGAGGTTTCGGGAGCCCTTACTCTAAGACTGTACCCCATCCTTACACAACTGGCTTAAGTGATCATGGAACGTTGATAACACCTTGGTGACAAGGGgagaatgtgttttctttggtATGGTTTCCTCCTAGGTTTATACTGTCCAGAAGgactttcacattttaaatcttaattcTCTACCTCACATTTTAATTCCCTGTGATTCTGGGACCAGAGTCCCCCTCAATCAGTGCTCTTTGGAGTGAGATCTGCTTATCCTCTGTGGAACAGATCTCTGGAACCTGAACTTCACAGGTGGGAATGTTCCCCAAATCATCTCAACATGGAGTTTTCTAAATGCCGCAGGATAATATGGGACTGAAGTATCAGTTGTGCTTGATTCTCTTGAGGGAGAAAAGCCCTTTTATATTTATGTACCTAGGGATGACATTTGCATAGATTTGTAAGATTATAATAGACTTCTAGTGAAATGGTGCTTGGGTTGTCCACGTTCACTAGGTGTGTGCCTTCGTTGCCTTCTGCCATCAGGATACGTTAATGTAAAAGTTTGATAAGTACCAGTGTGCAGCTTTAACAGATGGGTAGGAAAGGACCCTAGATTACTCagatgtttcctttttcatttccacCTCTGGTTTTGCCTCTTGGCACTTGCTGATTTCATGGCATACCCCCAGAACTCAGAGTCAGAAGACTAGGTTTAAATTCCATTATTGCTCCCCCCCCCTTTATAATGCCACGTTATCATTCCATTTCTGTGGTCACTGAGAATTACAGCACCTTGTAGGGCTGTTGATGGCATTAAATCAGATGGCGGATATAGGAGTATATCGTAAACTGCAAAGTTTACCATACACTCCTATATTGGGAGGTGGGTGTGGATATAGGAGCTTAGAGTTctc
The DNA window shown above is from Mustela erminea isolate mMusErm1 chromosome 12, mMusErm1.Pri, whole genome shotgun sequence and carries:
- the SWI5 gene encoding DNA repair protein SWI5 homolog isoform X2, with product MAGLRGCSSALALDPPALHPPPRRGPRTPGLRRADSRLNRHFPLGFLSRTQPGLSKSCRGTFRSPRPSPKSGQADGAGEESLHLDIQKLKEKRDLLDQEIVQLISEGYSVDELEDHISQLHEYNDIKDVGQMLLGKLAVIRGVTTKELYPEFGLDVND
- the SWI5 gene encoding DNA repair protein SWI5 homolog isoform X3, producing MAGLRGCSSALALDPPALHPPPRRGPRTPGLRRADSRLNRHFPLGFLSRTQPGLSKSCRGTFRSPRPSPKSGQADGAGEESLHLDIQKLKEKRDLLDQEIVQLISEGYSVDELEDHISQLHEYNDIKDVGQMLLGKLAGGCSCSVWSPRVLCLTPL
- the SWI5 gene encoding DNA repair protein SWI5 homolog isoform X4 codes for the protein MAGLRGCSSALALDPPALHPPPRRGPRTPGLRRTQPGLSKSCRGTFRSPRPSPKSGQADGAGEESLHLDIQKLKEKRDLLDQEIVQLISEGYSVDELEDHISQLHEYNDIKDVGQMLLGKLGFHNHLTPDSSHHPPHFVEEETEARLKKIQ
- the SWI5 gene encoding DNA repair protein SWI5 homolog isoform X1, with amino-acid sequence MAGLRGCSSALALDPPALHPPPRRGPRTPGLRRADSRLNRHFPLGFLSRTQPGLSKSCRGTFRSPRPSPKSGQADGAGEESLHLDIQKLKEKRDLLDQEIVQLISEGYSVDELEDHISQLHEYNDIKDVGQMLLGKLGFHNHLTPDSSHHPPHFVEEETEARLKKIQ